caaaaacacaaacttcctatttcatcttattttaccATTCCACCTTTTTACAACTCTTTATTCCATCCAGAAGAACATTCTTAATTCCCTTCCCTAAATGAGTCTTACTCTGATCTCCATATGTTTGCTCTTGTGATGGAATTCCTGCTTTTGTTTTATCACCCAATTTCTAGTGcatgtttcattttttccttgaATTATTTCATGACTGTTCAAGTTTTCTTGTACTGACTTTCACTGTATGACtactatttatgtatttattttagattatttaaTACATGAGTGCCTTTGAAAGAAAGTACCAGAAACttgaaaattaaagtttaataCCAGCTAATTTAAATACTTttgacttggaaaaaaaaattttaacatttctaaaCATTGGTTCATTCTGGTATTTActagctttgttttatttttattttgattttggttttggtACAATAAACATTGAAGGTTatgatcaaatgaaataatatttgaaggaaaaataattagtaAGTTTTTCTGTATAATATCTTTCCTTGTTCATACTTTTTAACTCCCCAAAATATTTGGGGACTGTAGAGCAAGAATAATAAGTTATATGTCATATGCATCAGCCACAAATCCCTTTATAATACTTGGTACATATTCAGTGCTCATAAATTATCTGGTGACTCTATGCTTCTTAACTTTCTATTCTGTCTTTTATTGCACATAAAGAAAAGAGTTCTGGGTTTCTActctttatttctgctttttcaaTGTTGGCTATATCaatcttttttcattgttttgtttattgcttcttttttaaagctgattCATGTTGTTATATATCCactcatatatttatatataaatgatataaaaacatatattgaTTTAGGAAACATAGgttgaaaatttttctttgccACGAGAAATTCATTGTTAAACAAATCACTTATACAGTATGCTCTCCTTATCCACTATACCATTTtctcctatatatatatataatttataaatgaggcacagtaagaattaaaaataataataaaatataacaattataacaatttgCTATGATTAAAGCTATTAGAATATTCTCTGTCTCTCAGGCACTGCAATATGTTCAGACTTAGTTGACTTTTGGTACTTTAAACTGCAGAAAGCAAAACCATCTATAAGATGGGAATAATGTTTTTACTAGACCTCCATCCCTTCTTTCCTAAAATAAGAGTGGATTCTGTTCTATCTATCTTCTAAGATGATGGATAAATGTTTGTTTCCATGTTATTTACAGGTGCTTCTTGTATCACAATGAATGAATTTCATTGGTAAtacttgcttatttctttttattgtttaccACACTCTGAACACTGGCACATGTGTAGATAGAAATAATAGTTTACTGTATGTCTTCACCAACAGTAATGAACGTGTATGTATGTTGTACTATTTGAGAATATTTAATTCAAGTATgggaaataagacaaatagagTAGGTGAAATTCATGACATGTCCAAAGAGAATAAACTACGATTTTATGCTATACATGTAAAATGCATGGCATTTGTTAACTATAGATGTAAAGAGCAAACAAATAGTAAAACAAAAGCAACATTATAATTTATGGTAATTATAGATAGTAGGTAAGCTGTAGAACATGTTAGGACTGAGAAAGGTGATGTTAATCAGAGATGCATGAAATATATAATAGAACAAACAAAAGTGTCATTTATAGATTAAAAGAAAGAGGTTAAATAAGTAAGTCCTAAAGTATGGTAATGCCACTTGTAACATGACAGCCATGGTGTACTCTACCTACATGGGCCACTCTGAAAGTTTTGATACAAACTAATGTTTGCCTAGTAAGGCATCATTTGTTTCCAGCctcatggattttatgttttttgattttagtGTATtccaaaactttcataatgatccaTGTAATACATAACAATTAATGACACCACTGTAGTTTTATTCTGACCCCATGTGTTTGCAGCATAAGAAATACAGGTGAAACTCATAGGTGTTCAGCTGTCTTATTGATGAATTAGACCTGTGGTAATGCATATGTAATGCTCTGGTCTGACAGAGCAGGTGGAATGTTGACCCCAGATACCTTGCtgggatcctcttgctttaacCTTAACTCTGGTGCTTCTGACCACACCGTCAGCACAACAACAAAGACTATGGATACTGTGTATCCAGGGGTTGTATCCTGTGGGCCATGTTACATACCTGCTCACTATTCTAATGTGTTAACTAATCTACTCTTTGTCTCTCTGCTTTTCACTGAGTGTTTtaaattgatgaatgaatgatgtgATTTGTGAATCTTAATTTGTTCTTTGAGAACTTCTGTTCAAAATTCTTTGGCATAGTTTATCCATTATAGTACTTGGTGGCTACCATTATGTCTACACAACTTCCTACAAGATAGCAGTTATAAATCACCGAAAACAATTTCTCATATaagctttttttaattaaactgatTTTATTCTATTCAATTTCCTCTGTATACAACAGATATTTTGTTTGCCTTCATCTCTAGACTCTATTGGACCattgaatgaaattgaattgaatttactGTTTGTCATTCCCactcatgttcttttttatttaggttTAATCAACATGTCTGTGCTCAATGACAGCCACTACCAGCcacccttcttcctcctttcGGGGATCCCAGGGTTTGAGGATGCTCATATCTGGATCTCCATTCCATTAAGCATCATGTATGTGATTGCCATCTTGGGGAACAGCATCATTATTCACATAGTACACAAGAATCCCAGCCTTCATGAGCCTCAGTACGTATTCTTGTCTATGTTGGCAGCCACTGACACAGGCATGTCAGCCTCTACACTGCCCACTGTACTTAATGTCTTTCTCTTCAACCACCGAGAGATTGAGTTCCATGGCTGCTTGGCACAGATGTTCTTTATCCATACCTTCTCTTCCATGGAGTCAGCCATCCTGCTGGCTATGGCCTTTGACCGCTTTGTGGCCATACACAACCCACTTTGCTACACTGTGATCCTGACCCGCTCCCGCATTGCTCAGATGGGATTGGCTGCCACGGCTCGGGGAGTGACACTGATGGCCCCCTTGCCCATCCTGCTCAAACGGCTTCCATTCTGTAAGAACATTGTCCTGTCCCATTCGTTCTGCTTCCACCCTGATGTGATGAAGCTAGCATGTGGGTCTATTCGCATCAATATCATCTATGGGCTGGCATTGGTCCTCTGCTCTTTTGGTGttgattctatttttattgttctgtCTTATGCTCTAATCTTGAAGACAGTCCTGGGAATTGCTTCCAGGGAGGGACGTCTTAAGGCACTCAACACGTGTGTCTCCCATGTTCTCACTGTCCTCATTTTCTATGTTCCACTCATTGCCTTAGCCCTAATCCACAGGATAGGCAGGTAccactcccctctcccccatGTCACCATGTccaatattttcctctttctcacaCCAGTGCTCAATCCATTGGTGTATagtatgaaaacaaaacagattagAAGTGTGCTATATAGATTGTTTGCATTTAAGGGAACATGAAATAAAGAGTGGATCTCTGAGGAACTGATTTCAAGGTTTtgggaatattgaaaaaaaaaagaaaaaggaagaatagacATTATTTTCCTGTGTGCTGAAGTAGTCTCTTTGGCCCATCTCTGCATAATTTTACTACTACTTTTCTGGATATAGGGCATTCTCTTGCAGTAGATCaggaaatatatttactgtgtctTATTTTATGTGTCTTATTTCTAAAGTTCATGTAACCTAGTTAACTATGGGCACCCTTTTCAATTCAAATAGTCTTACAAGAATTTCCTACATGAGAACTCCTCATTTATGATTACATGgataaaaactaattaaaaataacatttttattttactataggTAATTATTATCATTGGGGAAATGAAATATGACAGAGAAGACATTTTAAGTGCAATAAAAGAgttatttctcataattttaatttaaatctgtttacattttatagttattattatGAAACAATCCCAATGTAAGTGTAAGCCTCATCTAACATAAAAATTAAGTGAGAGATTAAGTCAAAAATACAACAAGCAGTGCACCTGAAATTTACCATCTAtgttatatgtaaattatttgcTCAGGTTGTATTAAATCTAATTTTCCATTTAGTTGAAGATCAGAATATATCAATTAAGCTAAAAGCAGGACTCTTCTCTGCTATGTTGTCTGGAAAAACATAGTGACCCAGGATCTGTTACTTTAATTTAGCCAGTAGTGAAAAGGGATTTATAAGGATATCTCTTTTATAAGAAAGGACTTAGTAATTAAGTATTAAATTATTAATCATTAAGCTTTTCATTCAATAGTCATACATTATACTTATTATTCATCTTTggtcctttttccttcctttattctttcttattttacaaCTTTATACAATTATTCTGAGCATTAACTATATGCCATTCTTTAGGAGACATCAACTCAGATACAAATACCAACAGTTAGAGAGTTATGGCTTACTGAGTGATATTTGTGTTGTTGTAAAGTGGAATTTAATGAGTGAGCCAATTCATCTAAACAGAACCTATTTCatttatatgtaaaaagaaatgaaaatatcatttCAAAGGAAGTATTTCAGGAAATGAAATACAGTGTTAAGGATTCAATCCTattaatagttttctctttttcttctgaagCAGTCTCTCCTTTTTGCTTCTCTTTGGGTGATACTCATTTTCTTATAATCTAAATAATCATTAGCTTCCATGCAACTAAAAAGATGATGATTATAAGTACATTCTATTTGTACCTTCTATAAtacaaatagaaaggaaaattttttgtATTATAGCATAAAACTGTTTCTAGCATAAAACATCAAggtaaaaagattttattttatttttaatctttgtagCTGAAAGAACACGGTGATTTTTTTAGAATATTAATATTATTGAACTCACCCAACCTATACAGAGAAGTCAGGAGTTCCTCAAGGGAAAACTGTTTGgtgtcctcaaaaaaaaaaaaaaaatggaaaggcaaTAAAGGCCCCCAGTTCCCTACAGACATTTTGGGGAAGTCAGTCAAGAGGCTACTGATCAGAAAGACTcaccataaagaaaattattacctTAGGCCTTAAAATATGGAGGAACAATTTCAGAGCTAGACTttatttagaattatattttactttttgagaatGTTTATTATACTTCTGAAGTCATCTCTCACTGAGAGCAAATAACATACTTCTTCAGAAAGATTTTTAATCCCCTCCATCATGTTAATAGATAATAGGTCACACCTAAGGTCAtactttttaaattgagatagttTTTAAGTTTGCATAATATTTGTTCATGGACCATCAGTCTTCTAGGTAATACTTGGCAATCCCAGGCCTCTTTGACTTATTTTTCTCTACATTCATATAGAAACTCACATGAATCCCCATCCCCACTAACTATATTGTATTACCTGGTTAAGTGTTCTATTATTTTCAATAGTAGAATGTAAGTTATGTGAATATTCTATTTATGTCTTCTGCATTACTCTTTTGCCTATTATATGTGTCagtcagattttaaaaatcttttttcttatcGATTACTTGAGTTGTCATTTAGAAATGaatcctttcagaattttcttaaaGCAGATTCAAACTCCTGCTAATACTACCACATATTTATTTATCACCATGAACAGTGAagtctttctcttttactttctctGAACTTGATCAAAGGACTCTTCATTTGCTTATACTCTAAATTTTAAAGAGTTGTCCCTGAAAGATAATAGAccactttatttttcctcttatatCAGAGGTCAGTATATAGCTAAATCTATTCTcaagatgaaattgaaaacaaaaccaagtCTAAATGAAGTGTGAATTCTGAATGAAGTGACAAATTGggtaagaaaaacaatttatcagatttttatatattatttcttttcagacTTCCCCTTTATCTGTTGCTAATATTTACAATGCTCAGAATATTACCCAATATTCAACTATAAGAGATAGAAATATCAAATATACAGTCATAAAtttattactaatttttaatttttaattccccAGCTTATGTaacattggaaatcaagaatCAGGTGACATCTTGGTTTCTCTATAAAATCAGTGCCTCATAGATACGTTACAGTTCAGAGTAAGATCCCCCAAGTAAGCAGCTGGGGAAATGTGATTTTCATCCAGTTCAGACACCAACAACATTGAGCTCATTCTCCCATGGGCATTTCCTTGTTGCTACCAAGCACCCATTGATGCTTGGTCACAGTTAGGATCACTTATGTAAGCATTtggcctctccttccctccttactTAGAGTAAGTGCTTCTTGAGGAAAGGACctgatacttgttttttttttttttttttacattaatagtACCTACTATACTATTGGACACATAGTAGATCCTGaacagcatttttttaaattgattcaCCTTCTAAGTTAGACAAAAAAATCTCATTCTCCAGCAACCACACGTTGTACCCATAATCGCTTGCGCAGGGCAGCCTGGACTTGCTGGGATTTGAGACTATAGACCACAGGATTTAGCAGTGGTGTCATGAGGAGGTAGGCATTGCTCATGGTGGTATATAAAATTGGGGAGGTTTCCTGTGTGTAATGATGTAGTACTGCGAGGCTGATGAGCGGCAGGTAAAACACAAGCACTGTGCAGAGGTGACAGACACAGGTGTGCAGTGATCTCCAGTTTCTGTCTCGGATTCCCAGTTTCATGATAGTGCTCAGAATCTTTGTGTATGAAGCTAGGATGAAGACAGCATCCACTGCAAATGTGCACAGCACACAGACCAATCCATAGACACTGCTGAAAGTGACATCCCCACAGGCCAAGTTCAGCATATCTGGGTAGTAACAATAAGAGTGTGAGAGGACATTGGCCCCACAGAAAGGAAAGGTCCTGAGGAAAAAAGGCAGAGGAATCATTAGACTGGCACCTCGTATGAAGGCAGCCCCACTAAGGCAGGCAACCATGTAGTGGGTCAGGATTCTGGTATAGTTGAGTGGAGCACAGATAGGAACCAAGCAGTCAAAAGCCATCGCTACCAGGACACCTGATTCTACTGAGGACAGGGTGTGGATGAAGAACATTTGGGTCAGGCAGGCATCCAGGCCAATGTGGCGGATATCGAACCAGAAGATAGCCAAGACACTAGGCATTGTGGACAATGAAAGGCCTAGGTCAGTAAGGGCTAAGATGGCCAAGAAATAGAACTGGGGTTCATGGAGATTCTGTTCAGTTTTAACTAGGATGAAGAGAAGAACATTACCCACAATGGCCATGAGGTACAGGAGAAAAAAGGGGACAGAGATCCATGTATGTGCAGTCTCCAGACCAGGAATGCCAATGAAGGAAAAAGTGGGCCAATTAGGAAAGGTGTTATTAAATGCCAACATGGTGAAGTGTAGGTAGGGCTTTAGTCAAGGATGCTTGCAgacctacaaaagaaaaattaaatgttagggaaggtgaaaaaaaattagaagtaaaaatTTTGTTTATGCCTGGACTTATAAAATTAGGATATGGAGAACTCAAAACTGAATTTACACTCTTAGCTTTATAATGCCTGTAGGTTCTTTTGATATTTGGACAGTAACTAAGTATTTGACAAAGGGTTCAACATTTTTACTTagtgaaaaaaagttaaacaagAAGCACAGTAGGTTGTCATTAAAATGGCTATAATTTTGAAAGAAACTGAGATATTAGGTTTTGTTGAGGTTGTGGAACAACTGCAACTCATACATGCATATCCCTGAGAGATATGGTAGGTTTGGATGGagaccaccacaataaagtaTAGAGACAATAAAATGAGTCACATAGACTTTTTTGTTTCCCtgggaaaataaatatatgtttacttttaataatattttagtgtATCAAGTGTGCATTACCATCACGTCTAAAAGATAATGGCCATGCATTaatgaaaaatactttattgcccaaaaatgttaatgattatctgagccttcagtgagttaCACATTTCTGTTGGTGAAGGGTCTTagtgatggctgctgactgaccAGTTGGTGGTTGCTAAAGGTCGGGATGGCtgtagcaatttcttaaaataatgcaACAGGGAAGTTGGCTTCGTCTGTTGATTCTTCCGTCCATGACAGATTTCTCTGTAATGTGCAaagctgtttgatagcattttacccacagtagaactttcaAAACAGGAGGAGCCAATCCTCTAAAATCCTGCTGCTTTACCaaaaaagtttatataattttctaaattctttgttgttatttcaacaaagttcacagcatcttcaccaggatcGGTTTCCTTCTCAGTAAATCCCTTTCTTTGCTGATCCATAAGAAACAGCTCCTCATCCCTTTAAGTTCTATCATGAGACTGTAGCAGTTCACTCACACATTCACGCTCTAAATATAATTCTAGTTTTGCCATTTCTACCACATCTTTAGCCATATCCTGCATAGCAATCTTAAACCCCTTAAAGTCACCCTTGAAGGTTGGAATCagtttcttccaaactcctgttaatgttaatattttcatctCTTCTCTGAATCATGAATGTTTCTAATGGTGTTTAGAATGGTTAATCCTTTCCAGAAAAATTTCAGCTTACTTTGTCCAAATCATAAGAGAAACCACTATGCCTTATGGCAGCTGTAGCCTTAcacaatttatttcttaaataataaaacctGAAAGTCAAAATTAATCCTTGATCTATGGTCTAGAGAATGAATGTAatattagcaggcatgaaaacagcaTGAACATTCTTGTACACCCCTATCAGAGATCTTAAGTAACTAGGTGCCTTGCAATGCA
This is a stretch of genomic DNA from Nycticebus coucang isolate mNycCou1 chromosome 14, mNycCou1.pri, whole genome shotgun sequence. It encodes these proteins:
- the LOC128564475 gene encoding olfactory receptor 51I2-like yields the protein MSVLNDSHYQPPFFLLSGIPGFEDAHIWISIPLSIMYVIAILGNSIIIHIVHKNPSLHEPQYVFLSMLAATDTGMSASTLPTVLNVFLFNHREIEFHGCLAQMFFIHTFSSMESAILLAMAFDRFVAIHNPLCYTVILTRSRIAQMGLAATARGVTLMAPLPILLKRLPFCKNIVLSHSFCFHPDVMKLACGSIRINIIYGLALVLCSFGVDSIFIVLSYALILKTVLGIASREGRLKALNTCVSHVLTVLIFYVPLIALALIHRIGRYHSPLPHVTMSNIFLFLTPVLNPLVYSMKTKQIRSVLYRLFAFKGT
- the LOC128564476 gene encoding olfactory receptor 51G2-like, which produces MLAFNNTFPNWPTFSFIGIPGLETAHTWISVPFFLLYLMAIVGNVLLFILVKTEQNLHEPQFYFLAILALTDLGLSLSTMPSVLAIFWFDIRHIGLDACLTQMFFIHTLSSVESGVLVAMAFDCLVPICAPLNYTRILTHYMVACLSGAAFIRGASLMIPLPFFLRTFPFCGANVLSHSYCYYPDMLNLACGDVTFSSVYGLVCVLCTFAVDAVFILASYTKILSTIMKLGIRDRNWRSLHTCVCHLCTVLVFYLPLISLAVLHHYTQETSPILYTTMSNAYLLMTPLLNPVVYSLKSQQVQAALRKRLWVQRVVAGE